One Triticum dicoccoides isolate Atlit2015 ecotype Zavitan chromosome 5B, WEW_v2.0, whole genome shotgun sequence genomic window carries:
- the LOC119309090 gene encoding pathogen-associated molecular patterns-induced protein A70-like, giving the protein MAGTEWCWPLPAWMGSGAAWFVALNLVVGAIFALSSREQPRSPSPRRAGSGGGITRRASSAVLQRIRSFSIFSFPSSSFHTAEPSPGAAAAIFHETEDAGTPKTRSPSTPRLPRPHATAEPARPAKEDVVEDENSMSMDEAYALALAGRQRAAPTEEEAAGSEVDAKAEEFIQGFKEDLRQQRLKSIFNYTQMLKRRAAGGQPPAAPE; this is encoded by the coding sequence ATGGCTGGAACGGAGTGGTGCTGGCCGCTGCCGGCGTGGATGGGCTCCGGCGCGGCGTGGTTCGTGGCCCTCAACCTCGTCGTGGGCGCCATCTTCGCCCTGTCGTCGCGAGAGCAGCCGCGGTCGCCCTCGCCGCGCCGCGCCGGGAGCGGGGGCGGGATCACGCGCAGGGCCTCGTCGGCGGTGCTGCAGCGCATCCGGTCCTTCAGCATCTTCTCCTTCCCGTCCTCGTCCTTCCACACCGCGGAGCCTAGCCCGGGTGCCGCCGCGGCCATCTTCCACGAAACAGAGGACGCGGGGACGCCGAAGACGAGGTCGCCATCGACGCCCCGTCTACCACGCCCACACGCGACGGCCGAGCCGGCTAGACCCGCAAAAGAGGACGTCGTGGAAGACGAGAATTCGATGAGCATGGACGAGGCGTACGCGCTCGCCCTGGCGGGGCGGCAGCGGGCGGCGCcgacggaggaggaggcggcggggtccGAGGTGGACGCCAAGGCGGAGGAGTTCATCCAGGGGTTCAAGGAGGACCTCAGGCAGCAGCGcctcaagtccatcttcaactacaCCCAGATGCTCAAGCGCCGCGCCGCCGGCGGCCAGCCGCCTGCCGCACCAGAATGA